From Pyrenophora tritici-repentis strain M4 chromosome 1, whole genome shotgun sequence, the proteins below share one genomic window:
- a CDS encoding SUZ multi-domain protein: MLARKPTPQVLSRNMAGMNLEDDDSEEERRKKAAADFEERKARAQKERAEKERKYAEARERIFGSPAASAAEDSRSNSPNKPTRGKGRGRGGRDSQPRSSNEQSPARTAVPARQLFDPTYTPKPGSVYIHKKESSNSRPSTPSTQEKPVRQPQGPARGGARGFASRGGYGVQAGPST; encoded by the coding sequence ATGTTGGCGCGTAAGCCCACCCCACAAGTCCTCTCCCGCAATATGGCGGGCATGAACCTTGAAGACGACGACAGCGAAGAAGAGCGCAGGAAGAAAGCTGCGGCCGATTTCGAGGAGCGCAAAGCACGCGCGCAGAAGGAGCGAGCAGAGAAGGAGCGCAAGTATGCCGAAGCACGAGAACGTATTTTTGGCTCACCAGCCGCTTCCGCTGCAGAAGATTCGCGCAGCAACTCTCCAAACAAACCCACCAGAGGAAAAGGACGGGGGCGCGGTGGAAGAGATAGCCAGCCTAGATCGAGCAATGAGCAGTCACCGGCACGAACAGCAGTTCCTGCACGCCAACTATTCGACCCCACCTACACCCCAAAACCTGGCTCCGTCTACATCCACAAGAAAGAATCCAGCAACAGTCGCCCGTCTACACCGAGTACACAGGAAAAACCTGTGCGACAGCCACAAGGACCTGCTCGCGGTGGCGCACGCGGCTTCGCTTCTAGAGGGGGTTACGGTGTCCAAGCAGGTCCGTCGACATGA
- a CDS encoding HORMA multi-domain protein: protein MVPTYFENVNHFTTFLIAYTHTLLYLRAIYPRTSFVHSRFHNTPVYQSRHPLVCEWIADAVTAVREELLNGSVSRLAIVIFNYKAGKQGAMVNARIMERYMFDVSTFPVIDKDDQNMEIMWKGEGTPDGSDDEEGDEEGDEEGDKEGDKEGDEEGDEENNEENNKKNNKEEEEEDEEEDHEECEEEDNEEDDDGVMREPREKELDSYVDVDLSEQFRAALLALTNRTSVLAPLPPSCSFNISMELKDERNIDPPIRHLQPWIPAQPSLQKMGRNEDEAVEVGRQKGKEGVDLGGVRVTPICSVEAGVLRFETWVEEGKAKFESRKGSSTKISFTSSTK from the coding sequence ATGGTGCCAACCTACTTCGAAAACGTGAATCACTTCACCACCTTCCTCATAGCCTACACGCATACGCTCCTCTATCTCCGCGCCATCTACCCGCGCACCTCCTTCGTCCATTCACGCTTCCACAACACGCCCGTCTACCAATCGCGGCACCCGCTCGTTTGTGAATGGATAGCCGATGCCGTCACTGCTGTGCGCGAAGAGCTCTTGAATGGAAGCGTGTCAAGGCTCGCCATTGTGATATTCAACTACAAGGCGGGGAAGCAGGGCGCCATGGTAAATGCCAGGATAATGGAGAGGTATATGTTCGACGTCAGTACTTTTCCGGTCATCGATAAAGATGATCAGAACATGGAGATTATGTGGAAGGGCGAAGGAACACCCGACGGATCTGATGACGAAGAGGGTGACGAAGAAGGTGACGAAGAGGGCGACAAAGAGGGCGACAAAGAGGGTGACGAAGAGGGCGATGAAGAGAATAACGAAGAGAACAACAAAAAGAACAAcaaagaggaggaagaagaggacgaagaagaggacCACGAAGAgtgtgaagaagaggacAACGAAGAGGATGACGACGGAGTCATGAGAGAACCAAGGGAAAAAGAACTAGATTCATATGTCGATGTCGACCTCTCTGAGCAGTTCCGCGCTGCTTTGCTTGCATTGACTAATCGCACATCAGTCCTCGCTCCTCTACCGCCGAGTTGCTCGTTCAATATTAGTATGGAGCTCAAGGATGAGAGAAACATTGATCCGCCGATTAGACATCTACAGCCCTGGATTCCAGCCCAACCTAGCTTGCAGAAGATGGGTAGAAACGAGGACGAGGCTGTCGAAGTAGGGCGACAGAAAGGCAAGGAAGGAGTCGATCTGGGCGGTGTCCGGGTAACACCAATATGTAGTGTAGAGGCTGGTGTACTCAGATTCGAGACATGGGTAGAAGAAGGCAAAGCCAAGTTTGAAAGTAGAAAAGGAAGCAGTACCAAGATAAGCTTTACCAGCTCAACGAAATAA
- a CDS encoding Class 2 transcription repressor NC2, beta subunit (Dr1), whose translation MPPRKSNVSAVSNEESPAAPRSAPRDESLGVEDLNLPKSIVQRLAKGVLPPNTQIQKDALLAMSKSATVFVNYVTSCAAEKAIASGKKTVMPKDVFEAMAELEFAFMLPRLEAEVTKFTSIQADKRNTYRKKVREEKKGTSGTTGAAFSTPMKSAGNGDVVMEGTDDGGERATKRMRRESGEGGEGDVTEEEGDETVDVEDEEVEDDEIEEEVEEERLMEDPLEEKEDKEDEDEDGNDSD comes from the exons ATGCCGCCTAGGAAGAGCAATGTATCGGCCGTGTCGAATGAAGAGAGCCCAGCAGCACCCAGATCAGCGCCTCGCGATGAAAGCTTAGGTGTTGAG GACCTTAACCTCCCAAAGTCGATAGTACAGCGACTGGCCAAAGGTGTACTGCCGCCAAATACTCAAATCCAGAAAGATGCGCTTCTTGCTATGAGCAAGAGCGCAACTGTATTCGTCAACTATGTTACATCATG CGCGGCCGAAAAAGCCATTGCCAGCGGCAAGAAGACAGTCATGCCAAAAGACGTGTTTGAAGCCATGGCCGAGCTCGAATTCGCTTTCATGCTCCCCCGCCTCGAAGCCGAAGTCACAAAGTTCACGTCGATACAAGCCGATAAGCGGAACACATACAGGAAAAAGGTGCGCGAGGAAAAGAAGGGTACCAGTGGCACCACAGGGGCTGCTTTTTCGACTCCCATGAAATCAGCGGGGAATGGAGATGTAGTTATGGAGGGCACGGATGATGGTGGGGAAAGGGCGACAAAGAGGATGCGAAGAGAAAGTGGAGAAGGGGGAGAAGGAGACGTCACTGAGGAGGAGGGAGACGAGACGGTGGATGTGGAAGACGAGGAAGTTGAGGACGATGAGATCGAGGAGGAGGTCGAGGAGGAGCGACTGATGGAGGATCCACTGGAGGAAAAAGAGGACAAGGAggacgaagacgaagacggCAACGACAGCGATTGA
- a CDS encoding importin subunit beta-5: MEDQLVQLLSATQTAQEDTRKQAEQQLLSLYGHQELPLGLIGIACHDSVPLNIRQAALLYLKSLVLAGWSDSLDEWKGQALVTEENKAILRQQLLALATRDELDRKLKAAAGLVVSKIAIADYPIEWPELLETLLTLIPNATDGQLHGALRLLGELVEDSFNETTFFSIAPQMIKQLYDVAINDQRKPTLRALACKVFHGCFDILEMVLEDHKAMVKNFADEVLKDWIPFFINVLNARLPDPPSLDEEEHDAPNAIFYKGQIAFKLQVVKVLMRIRSVFPAILTPQSLILFQATWQELSLLESAYSLMYIQEDRQSRLEDADGLPYTLDFLILEELDFMQACLRAPPVRAQLEQELQNQTPENSWVTQVMKLAVAYAQITTEEEGLWDVDVNIFLSEETSVTANYTPRTACGDLVIKLGEWLTEPTVNGLLTYTRALYSGSEGWKAKEAALYVLNQLLGDFQDVDKQIGPEAASGYVDFIRYAMQQPDAFLRARGYLVAGSLTRTSGDALQQLATSFLEASLQAIPSDESDVVQVSCIRALQYYLQALPHGVTQPLQSPIILAISNYLAAQDMSELNDSDDLMITLVETLRDAILIDTRICITDNGLDTLFRVASHQANNFQLTMLVVEAFEEVTETIARMGGDAYVQLCARVLPSLTGAFDVGSLTEENALCNFAADLLAVLAEHGPEPLPAGFVATTMPKLTRLLLGSSDEELLKSATTAVKNIISHDHQQLFEWRDDTGKAGLEVTLFIVSRLLSSCSDHAAGEVGALAAEVVEKAGHERLGPYLEQLLRSVAVRLAQAKQAQFIQSLTLVFARLSLNHASEVVDFLASQDIEGQNGLQVVLAKWLENSINFAGYDEIRQNVIALSKLYDLKDPRVAQVQVQGDLIPNTDGRIMTRSRAKANPDKYTIVPAPLKILKVLIVELQSASGAPLDAAAAAELADEASDDGEWEDEPNPFVDLGSGFSREQLMAFAAEEPGGSGRQRDDETQGFLIDFFKRAATTQGFPEEFNQLTEEEQQRLRDSAA, from the exons ATGGAGGACCAACTAGTCCAACTGTTGTCCGCAACCCAAACCGCTCAAGAGGATACCCGCAAGCAAGCTGAGCAGCAGCTTCTTTCACTCTATGGCCACCAGGAGCTTCCGTTAGGCCTCATTGGCATCGCCTGCCACGACAGCGTACCTCTCAACATCCGGCAGGCCGCCCTACTGTATCTGAAGAGTCTCGTACTGGCAGGATGGAGTGACAGCCTCGACGAATGGAAGGGACAGGCGCTGGTTACAGAGGAAAACAAGGCCATATTACGGCAACAGCTGCTCGCTCTTGCTACAAGAGACGAGCTCGACCGTAAGCTCAAGGCCGCGGCCGGCCTCGTAGTTAGCAAGATTGCAATTGCCGATTATCCCATCGAATGGCCCGAATTGCTCGAAACTCTCCTTACGCTGATACCCAACGCGACTGATGGCCAGCTACATGGCGCTCTCAGGCTCCTTGGCGAGCTGGTCGAGGATTCGTTCAACGAGACCACCTTCTTCAGCATAGCGCCTCAGATGATCAAGCAACTATACGATGTGGCCATCAATGACCAGAGGAAGCCGACGTTGAGGGCCTTGGCTTGCAAAGTTTTCCACGGCTGCTTCGATATACTAGAGATGGTGTTGGAGGATCACAAGGCCATGGTCAAGAATTTTGCCGACGAGGTGCTGAAAGACTGGATTCCCTTCTTCATCAATGTTCTGAATGCAAGGCTACCGGACCCGCCCTCTCTCGATGAGGAAGAACACGATGCGCCCAACGCTATATTTTACAAAGGACAAATTGCCTTCAAGCTACAGGTAGTCAAG GTCCTTATGCGCATTCGCTCCGTCTTCCCTGCCATTCTCACACCGCAGAGTCTTATTCTCTTCCAAGCTACTTGGCAAGAGCTCTCCTTGCTCGAGTCGGCATACTCGCTCATGTACATACAAGAGGACCGCCAAAGTAGACTGGAGGACGCCGACGGACTGCCATATACGCTGGACTTTCTCATCCTTGAGGAGCTTGACTTTATGCAGGCCTGTCTGCGAGCACCTCCAGTTCGCGCACAACTCGAGCAGGAACTCCAAAACCAGACACCGGAGAACTCTTGGGTCACCCAGGTCATGAAGCTAGCCGTGGCGTATGCGCAAATCACAACCGAGGAGGAAGGGCTTTGGGATGTTGATGTAAATATCTTCCTCAGCGAGGAAACCAGTGTCACTGCCAACTACACGCCTCGAACGGCGTGTGGTGATCTTGTTATCAAGCTTGGAGAGTGGCTCACAGAACCCACCGTCAATGGTCTGTTGACATACACAAGGGCGCTCTACTCCGGGTCCGAGGGCTGGAAGGCCAAGGAAGCTGCGCTTTACGTTCTCAATCAGCTATTGGGCGACTTTCAGGATGTGGATAAGCAGATCGGGCCAGAGGCCGCCAGTGGCTACGTGGATTTCATTCGCTATGCTATGCAACAACCCGATGCATTCCTTCGAGCAAGAGGCTATCTTGTTGCTGGAAGCCTGACAAGAACTTCCGGTGATGCTCTACAACAACTCGCTACATCTTTCCTTGAGGCCTCTCTACAGGCTATTCCATCCGATGAGTCGGACGTTGTGCAAGTTTCTTGCATTCGAGCTCTCCAATACTACCTCCAAGCCCTTCCACACGGAGTTACCCAACCTCTCCAAAGCCCCATCATCCTGGCTATCAGTAACTACCTCGCCGCTCAAGATATGTCGGAACTCAATGACAGCGACGATCTGATGATCACCCTGGTCGAGACTCTCAGAGATGCTATTCTCATCGACACCCGTATTTGCATTACCGACAACGGTCTTGATACTCTCTTCCGGGTTGCCAGTCATCAAGCTAATAACTTTCAACTAACAATGTTGGTCGTCGAGGCATTTGAAGAAGTAACAGAGACCATTGCGCGAATGGGTGGAGATGCATACGTCCAGCTGTGTGCGAGGGTCCTTCCGTCACTCACGGGTGCTTTCGACGTCGGCAGTTTGACTGAGGAGAATGCTCTCTGTAACTTTGCTGCAGATCTCCTTGCCGTTCTTGCTGAACATGGTCCAGAGCCGCTTCCTGCCGGCTTTGTCGCTACGACTATGCCGAAGCTTACGCGACTTCTCTTGGGCTCTAGTGACGAAGAGTTGCTCAAGTCTGCCACGACTGCGGTGAAGAATATCATCTCGCATGATCACCAACAGCTCTTTGAATGGCGTGATGATACCGGTAAAGCGGGCCTTGAGGTTACCCTGTTCATTGTTTCCCGTCTGCTCTCTTCATGCAGTGACCATGCGGCGGGCGAAGTCGGTGCCCTTGCTGCCGAGGTAGTGGAGAAGGCCGGTCATGAGCGACTTGGACCATACTTGGAGCAGCTTCTGCGCAGTGTTGCAGTTCGTCTTGCTCAGGCAAAACAGGCACAGTTCATCCAGAGTCTGACACTTGTGTTTGCGCGATTGAGTTTGAATCATGCTTCCGAAGTCGTAGACTTCCTAGCAAGTCAGGATATTGAAGGCCAGAATGGTCTGCAAGTCGTATTGGCGAAATGGCTCGAGAACTCGATCAACTTCGCCGGCTACGACGAGATTCGGCAAAA TGTCATTGCCCTATCGAAACTATACGACTTAAAAGATCCTCGAGTTGCGCAGGTACAAGTTCAGGGTGACTTGATACCAAATACCGACGGCCGAATCATGACTAGGAGTCGTGCGAAAGCCA ATCCTGACAAATATACCATAGTGCCTGCACCCCTCAAGATCCTCAAGGTCCTTATTGTCGAGCTTCAATCAGCCTCAGGTGCACCCCTTGACGCCGCCGCTGCCGCCGAGCTTGCCGATGAGGCCTCAGACGACGGTGAATGGGAAGATGAACCAAATCCATTTGTCGACCTTGGAAGTGGCTTTAGTAGGGAACAACTTATGGCTTTCGCAGCGGAAGAGCCTGGAGGTAGCGGTCGTCAACGCGACGATGAGACACAGGGATTCTTGATCGATTTCTTCAAACGTGCTGCTACAACACAGGGCTTCCCCGAGGAATTCAATCAGCTCACCGAAGAGGAGCAGCAGCGCCTGCGAGACAGTGCTGCATAG
- a CDS encoding Herpes-BLLF1 multi-domain protein, translating into MYAPQYPTPPPGYMPYDYHRTTPPMSPGPGASYYSPRHAPQMATPRGSPKVQAHTRRASHAVPPNYSYQPTPRGGAMPQYGAADPRTYATPRGTPEFVSHFGYSPPRRHRRDSDAQPLKRSNRERQRRPSQSARYVHTKVVYDDQGFGYEREYAYDDYEYPPPPYEQYARNDMYGRDADRYCHDQVPIYEPEPKSNRPRRASASTRQPAASPKKPTAPPKSSPKATEEDARRAGIPAGYSYKNWDPTEEPIMLLGSVFDANSLGKWIYDWTVFHYGPATPLAEMAGELWLLLIQLAGKVKRADETMPKIRKKENHEMVEDFLESGERLWVRFAKLLKVCEDYMWKAAKKESGQTKPVSMGKNSGKEFVESIFGRDRELEKTEKLMTGMRLWSMRFDANCEDILRYPSA; encoded by the coding sequence ATGTACGCACCACAGTATCCGACTCCTCCCCCGGGCTACATGCCCTACGACTACCACCGCACGACGCCGCCCATGTCGCCCGGCCCCGGTGCCAGCTACTACTCGCCGCGTCACGCGCCCCAGATGGCAACCCCGCGAGGCAGCCCCAAGGTGCAAGCCCACACTCGCCGCGCATCGCACGCCGTACCACCAAACTACTCGTACCAGCCCACACCTCGTGGAGGGGCCATGCCTCAGTATGGTGCCGCAGATCCGCGCACGTATGCTACGCCGAGAGGCACCCCCGAATTTGTAAGTCATTTTGGTTACAGTCCTCCACGTCGGCATCGCCGCGACTCAGACGCCCAGCCTCTCAAGCGCAGCAATCGCGAGAGGCAGCGTCGTCCGTCGCAGTCGGCCCGCTACGTCCATACCAAAGTTGTCTATGACGACCAAGGCTTCGGCTACGAACGCGAATACGCCTATGATGACTACGAGTACCCACCGCCGCCGTACGAACAGTATGCGCGCAACGACATGTACGGACGGGATGCTGATCGATATTGTCATGATCAGGTCCCCATCTATGAGCCAGAGCCAAAGTCAAACCGCCCACGCCGCGCCTCCGCCTCGACCCGGCAGCCTGCCGCTTCCCCGAAGAAGCCCACCGCACCACCAAAGTCCAGCCCCAAGGCCACCGAAGAAGATGCGCGCCGCGCTGGCATCCCCGCCGGTTACTCGTACAAGAACTGGGACCCCACCGAGGAGCCCATCATGCTTCTCGGATCCGTCTTCGATGCCAACTCGCTCGGCAAGTGGATCTACGACTGGACCGTCTTCCACTACGGCCCCGCCACCCCCCTTGCTGAGATGGCAGGTGAGCTTTGGCTCCTCCTGATCCAGCTCGCCGGCAAAGTCAAGAGGGCCGACGAGACGATGCCCAAGATCCGCAAGAAGGAGAACCATGAAATGGTCGAGGACTTCCTCGAGAGCGGAGAGCGTCTCTGGGTCCGCTTCGCCAAGCTCCTCAAGGTGTGTGAGGACTACATGTGGAAGGCGGCCAAGAAGGAGAGCGGCCAAACCAAGCCCGTCTCCATGGGCAAGAACAGCGGCAAGGAGTTTGTCGAGTCCATCTTCGGTCGCGACCGAGAACTTGAAAAGACGGAGAAGCTCATGACGGGCATGCGCCTCTGGTCTATGCGTTTCGACGCAAACTGCGAAGACATTCTTCGCTATCCATCCGCTTAG